A single genomic interval of Bradyrhizobium japonicum USDA 6 harbors:
- a CDS encoding Crp/Fnr family transcriptional regulator, whose translation MTASGHPSNQLLQMLGVADFELLRPHLVTVEMVRESVLAEAGAALRHVYFPHGGSVSITVGLSEGQMIEVAMLGRDGAVGGGAALADGIAPTDAAVLFPGTASVLEIAAFRAVAAASAPFRGLMIRHEQVLLAHAQQSVLCNTVHPVEARLARWLLRARDLSDSKFLPLTQEMLAQMMGVRRNAISLVANALQRAGIIHYTRGQIEIVDERALETRSCDCYAAVKGCHARLLGAPR comes from the coding sequence ATGACCGCGAGCGGCCACCCGTCCAACCAGTTGCTGCAAATGCTCGGCGTAGCGGATTTCGAACTGCTGCGCCCCCATCTCGTGACAGTCGAAATGGTCAGGGAATCTGTCTTGGCCGAGGCAGGTGCCGCGCTGCGACATGTCTACTTCCCGCACGGCGGATCCGTTTCGATCACGGTGGGTCTCTCCGAGGGACAGATGATCGAGGTCGCGATGCTGGGCCGCGACGGCGCCGTGGGCGGCGGCGCTGCGCTTGCCGACGGCATCGCACCGACGGACGCCGCCGTGCTCTTCCCCGGGACTGCGTCCGTGCTCGAAATCGCGGCCTTCCGGGCGGTGGCGGCCGCAAGCGCGCCGTTTCGCGGCCTGATGATTCGCCATGAGCAGGTGTTGCTCGCGCATGCGCAGCAGTCGGTGCTGTGCAATACGGTGCACCCGGTCGAAGCGCGGCTGGCGCGCTGGCTCCTGCGTGCCCGCGACCTGTCCGACAGCAAGTTCCTTCCGCTGACACAGGAGATGCTGGCGCAGATGATGGGCGTACGGCGCAACGCGATTTCTCTCGTCGCAAATGCGCTCCAGCGCGCCGGCATCATTCACTACACCCGCGGCCAGATCGAGATCGTCGACGAGCGCGCACTGGAGACGAGATCCTGCGACTGCTATGCGGCGGTGAAGGGCTGCCACGCCCGGCTGCTGGGAGCCCCGCGGTGA
- a CDS encoding Crp/Fnr family transcriptional regulator: MARPSNGFLSALSAEDYELIRPHLRMIDLPHEAILVETGETLKRAYFPHRGVISLVVKLAKGEHVQVAMIGRDSLLGTLSTMGDACALNTAVVLVPGAASVMDLDRLRDAADQSSTLRTLLTRHGLAVYAQVQQTAGCNAAHPVESRLSRCLLHTHDLSGDYRLLLTQEAMAQMIGARRNSVSLVANTLQHANFIHYSRGHIQILNLDGLRQTACECYATVKAQYDRLLGPR; encoded by the coding sequence ATGGCGCGCCCATCCAACGGTTTCCTGTCCGCACTGTCGGCGGAGGATTACGAATTGATCCGCCCGCATTTGCGCATGATCGATCTGCCGCATGAAGCGATCCTGGTGGAGACCGGCGAGACGCTCAAGCGCGCCTACTTTCCCCACCGCGGCGTCATCTCGCTGGTGGTGAAACTCGCCAAGGGCGAGCATGTCCAGGTCGCCATGATCGGCCGCGACAGCCTGCTCGGAACGCTCTCGACCATGGGCGATGCCTGCGCGCTGAACACGGCGGTCGTGCTGGTCCCCGGTGCCGCCTCCGTGATGGATCTCGACCGGCTGCGCGACGCGGCGGACCAGAGCAGCACCTTGCGGACGCTGCTCACCCGTCACGGGCTGGCCGTCTACGCACAGGTCCAGCAGACCGCAGGCTGCAACGCCGCCCATCCGGTGGAGTCGCGGCTGTCGCGTTGCCTGCTGCACACCCATGACCTGTCGGGCGACTACCGGCTGCTGCTGACCCAGGAGGCGATGGCGCAGATGATCGGGGCGCGCCGCAACAGCGTATCGCTGGTCGCCAATACGTTGCAGCACGCCAATTTCATCCACTACAGCCGCGGACACATCCAGATCCTCAACCTGGACGGCCTGCGCCAGACGGCGTGCGAATGCTACGCCACGGTGAAGGCCCAGTACGACCGGCTGCTCGGCCCGCGCTGA
- a CDS encoding Hpt domain-containing protein: MFEVTAAPMPKALDAAPAREPGAYEALVREIGEDGAGEVRDVFWSETCARLQLFRTLSLARQLARITREAHSLKSAAGTFGYVRLAALALRLEQAAETLGEAEFHGLLDLMDAAYAAARAQEPQG; the protein is encoded by the coding sequence ATGTTTGAAGTGACCGCCGCGCCGATGCCAAAAGCGCTCGATGCCGCGCCCGCGCGCGAGCCGGGTGCGTACGAAGCGCTGGTGCGGGAGATCGGCGAGGACGGGGCCGGTGAAGTCCGTGACGTGTTCTGGAGCGAGACCTGCGCGCGCCTGCAACTGTTCCGCACGCTCTCGCTGGCGCGGCAGCTTGCCAGGATCACCCGCGAAGCGCATTCCCTGAAGAGCGCGGCCGGAACGTTCGGCTATGTCAGGCTTGCGGCGCTGGCGCTGCGGCTGGAGCAGGCCGCGGAGACGCTTGGCGAGGCCGAATTCCACGGCCTCCTCGACCTGATGGATGCCGCCTACGCCGCCGCGCGCGCACAGGAGCCGCAGGGCTAG
- a CDS encoding helix-turn-helix domain-containing protein has translation MGSQNDTATDSRPSEWFESSSAPTEELDFARLNAVRAKAADEMASAIARELNGPLTALLLYMGEIKHHSDQLAPVTADRAYLQRVVENALAQTERVCGVVKQLAGPHRDALPIPSRTEGAESNAARAQQQQRVPSTELLGLSGQKRLTKREREVLRLISEGYSNKQGALRMQISPRTFESHRAEAMRKLGARNTADLVRAALLHSID, from the coding sequence ATGGGGTCACAGAACGATACGGCCACCGATTCGCGGCCGTCGGAATGGTTCGAAAGCAGCTCTGCTCCGACCGAAGAGCTCGATTTCGCCCGCCTGAACGCGGTCCGCGCCAAGGCCGCCGACGAGATGGCCAGCGCCATCGCCCGCGAGCTCAACGGCCCCCTGACCGCGCTCCTGCTCTACATGGGCGAGATCAAGCACCACAGCGACCAGCTTGCGCCGGTTACGGCCGATCGGGCCTATTTGCAGCGCGTGGTGGAGAATGCGCTGGCGCAGACCGAACGTGTTTGCGGCGTGGTCAAGCAGCTTGCCGGTCCTCACAGGGATGCCCTGCCGATCCCGTCCAGGACCGAGGGCGCCGAATCGAACGCCGCCCGCGCACAGCAGCAGCAGCGTGTGCCGAGCACCGAGTTGCTGGGCCTGTCGGGCCAGAAGCGGCTGACCAAGCGCGAACGCGAGGTGCTGAGGCTGATCAGCGAGGGCTACTCGAACAAGCAGGGCGCGCTGCGGATGCAGATCAGCCCGCGCACATTCGAGAGCCATCGCGCCGAGGCGATGCGCAAGCTCGGCGCGCGCAACACCGCGGACCTCGTCCGTGCGGCGCTGCTGCATTCGATCGATTGA
- a CDS encoding EAL domain-containing response regulator, translating into MNDELVELAGRRPKTFGRRKVTPRACVADGKRHLRAFLAEVLEDLGFVTSECASADELQTVLTRELPDLILLGIAADGIEPGTFLETLVREAFDGKVLAVGARESIIVRAVQQVGEEYGLAMLPPLTTPFAAETLRERVAMLLPDEPAPSPAVYVGEALHAGWLELWYQPKIDARTLVRSGAEALVRMRHPTWGVVPPAYFIPEEHDPHLRELSEFVIERALQDWHYLLEQQSPVDLSINLPTSYLKEPLAVRDLCRRMPTHPAFGGLTIEIDSEEAIRDLEFLVEVAREVRLHNIGLSIDNLGANWPSLMDLDKIPFIKLKADRHFVTGSGSDRLKRTVCRHIVELAHAYGARTVAEGVESRADLVAANELGFDLVQGFLFGKPMPLKKFARSALTRTVMGQA; encoded by the coding sequence ATGAACGATGAACTTGTTGAACTCGCCGGACGGAGGCCCAAAACCTTCGGACGGCGAAAGGTAACGCCGCGCGCATGCGTCGCCGACGGCAAGCGCCATCTGCGCGCATTCCTCGCCGAGGTGCTGGAGGATCTTGGTTTCGTCACCAGCGAATGCGCCAGCGCGGACGAGCTGCAGACCGTGCTGACTCGCGAGTTGCCGGACCTGATCCTGCTCGGCATCGCCGCCGACGGCATCGAGCCCGGCACGTTTCTGGAGACGCTGGTGCGCGAGGCCTTCGACGGCAAGGTTCTCGCCGTCGGCGCCCGCGAGTCCATCATCGTCAGGGCTGTGCAGCAGGTCGGCGAGGAATATGGCCTCGCGATGCTGCCGCCACTGACCACGCCGTTTGCCGCGGAGACGCTGCGCGAGCGCGTCGCGATGCTGCTGCCGGACGAGCCGGCGCCGAGCCCGGCCGTGTATGTCGGCGAGGCGCTTCATGCCGGCTGGCTCGAGCTCTGGTACCAGCCCAAGATCGACGCGCGCACCTTGGTCCGCAGCGGCGCCGAGGCGCTGGTACGGATGCGGCATCCGACCTGGGGCGTGGTGCCGCCCGCCTACTTCATCCCCGAAGAGCACGATCCGCATTTGCGCGAGCTCTCGGAGTTCGTGATCGAGCGCGCCTTGCAGGACTGGCACTATCTCCTGGAGCAGCAGAGCCCGGTCGATCTCTCGATCAACCTGCCGACGTCATATCTGAAGGAGCCGCTGGCCGTGCGCGATCTCTGCCGCCGCATGCCGACGCATCCGGCCTTCGGCGGGCTGACGATCGAGATCGACAGCGAGGAGGCGATCCGCGATCTCGAATTCCTCGTCGAGGTTGCCCGTGAGGTGCGCCTGCACAATATCGGCCTGTCGATCGACAATCTCGGCGCCAACTGGCCGTCACTGATGGATCTGGACAAGATTCCCTTCATCAAGCTGAAGGCCGACCGGCACTTCGTCACCGGCAGCGGCAGCGATCGGCTGAAGCGCACGGTCTGTCGTCACATCGTCGAGCTCGCCCACGCCTACGGCGCGCGCACAGTGGCCGAAGGCGTCGAGAGCCGCGCCGACCTCGTCGCCGCCAACGAGCTCGGCTTCGACCTCGTGCAGGGTTTCCTGTTCGGCAAGCCGATGCCGCTGAAGAAGTTTGCCCGGAGCGCGCTGACGCGGACGGTGATGGGGCAGGCGTGA
- a CDS encoding DMT family transporter, which yields MQSAGSGWGNGLLGVIIFSGSLPATRVAVGGFSALFLTSARAVIAALIGVAVLFLLRQARPQRKDLVSLTIVSIGVVVGFPLLTALALQHITSAHSIVFIGLLPLSTAIFAVLRGGERPQPLFWLFAVLGSATVAGFALSNGGSASLTGDLLMVAAIVLCGLGYAEGAALSRRLGGWQVISWALLLALPLMVPVAILTWPSTWSGVGVPAWIGLAYVSVFSMFVGFIFWYRGLAVGGIARVGQLQQLQPFFGLALAGFLLHEPVAWSMVAATALVVVCVFFARRFA from the coding sequence ATGCAATCTGCAGGCAGCGGCTGGGGCAACGGGCTTCTCGGCGTCATCATCTTCAGCGGCTCCTTGCCGGCGACCCGCGTGGCGGTCGGCGGCTTCTCCGCGCTGTTTCTAACGTCCGCCCGCGCGGTCATCGCGGCACTGATCGGTGTGGCCGTGCTCTTCCTGCTCCGCCAGGCGCGGCCGCAGCGGAAGGATCTCGTCTCGCTCACCATCGTCTCCATCGGCGTCGTGGTCGGCTTCCCGCTGCTGACGGCGCTCGCACTCCAGCACATCACCTCCGCGCATTCGATCGTCTTCATCGGCCTCTTGCCGCTGTCGACGGCGATCTTCGCGGTGCTGCGCGGCGGCGAGCGGCCGCAGCCGCTGTTCTGGCTGTTCGCTGTCCTCGGCAGCGCCACGGTCGCAGGCTTTGCCCTGTCGAACGGCGGCTCGGCCTCGCTTACCGGCGATCTCCTGATGGTCGCGGCCATCGTGCTGTGCGGGCTCGGTTATGCCGAAGGCGCCGCGCTGTCGCGCCGCCTCGGCGGCTGGCAGGTGATCTCCTGGGCGCTGCTGCTCGCCCTGCCGCTGATGGTGCCGGTCGCGATTCTGACATGGCCGTCGACGTGGAGCGGCGTCGGCGTGCCCGCCTGGATCGGGCTCGCCTACGTCTCCGTCTTCAGCATGTTCGTCGGCTTCATCTTCTGGTACCGGGGCCTTGCGGTCGGCGGCATTGCCCGCGTCGGTCAGTTGCAGCAGCTCCAGCCATTCTTCGGCCTCGCGCTCGCCGGCTTCCTGCTGCACGAGCCGGTCGCATGGAGCATGGTCGCCGCGACCGCGCTCGTGGTCGTCTGCGTGTTCTTCGCGCGGCGATTTGCGTGA
- a CDS encoding aminotransferase-like domain-containing protein, translated as MGAIRAKVAARALGAGDRLPSIRSLAASMGVSPSTVVEAYDRLAADGLIRARRGSGFYVSSAVTSPLALAEVEPRRDRAVDPFWVSRQSLDTDDAVPKPGCGWLPPEWMPGAALRRATRALARTDASVLTNYGSTSGSPALRRLLLTRLAEDAIEASINQLMLTGSGTQATDLICRFLLRPGDTVLVDDPCYFNFRALLRAHQAKIVSVPFTPSGPDVARFEQILAAERPRLYITNSALHNPTGATISLQTAHRLLTAAATHDLTIIEDDIFGDFEPERSPRLAALDGLNRVIRIGSFSKTLSASVRCGYIAGRADWIEHLVDLQVATSFGGPSPVATEIIAKVLAGGSYRKHMDELRQRLTRTRRDVARKLQALGIEPWLMPRGGFFLWCRLAGGQDATAVARAALEEDVVLAPGNVFSVSQTASDFLRFNVAHMSDPRMWDVLRRALKAK; from the coding sequence ATGGGCGCGATCCGCGCCAAGGTCGCGGCCCGCGCACTCGGTGCCGGCGACCGCCTGCCGTCGATCCGCAGCCTTGCCGCGTCGATGGGTGTTTCGCCGTCCACCGTCGTCGAAGCCTATGATCGGCTGGCCGCCGACGGCCTGATCCGCGCCCGTCGCGGCTCGGGCTTCTATGTCTCATCGGCCGTCACCTCACCTCTGGCGTTGGCCGAAGTCGAGCCCCGCCGCGACCGGGCCGTGGACCCGTTCTGGGTGTCGCGGCAATCGCTCGACACGGACGATGCCGTGCCGAAACCCGGCTGCGGTTGGCTGCCGCCGGAATGGATGCCGGGGGCGGCGTTGCGCCGCGCCACCCGTGCGCTTGCCCGCACCGATGCGAGCGTTTTGACCAATTACGGCAGCACGAGCGGCTCCCCTGCCCTGCGCCGGCTACTGCTCACGCGCCTCGCCGAAGACGCGATCGAGGCCTCGATCAACCAGTTGATGTTGACCGGTTCGGGAACGCAGGCAACCGACCTGATCTGCCGCTTCCTGCTCCGTCCCGGCGACACCGTGCTGGTCGACGATCCCTGCTATTTCAATTTTCGCGCGCTGCTGCGGGCGCATCAGGCGAAGATCGTCAGCGTGCCCTTTACGCCGTCGGGCCCCGATGTCGCGCGCTTCGAGCAGATCCTCGCAGCTGAGCGGCCGCGGCTCTACATCACCAATTCAGCGCTGCACAATCCGACGGGCGCGACGATCTCGCTCCAGACCGCACACCGGCTTCTGACTGCAGCCGCGACGCACGACCTCACCATCATCGAGGACGACATCTTCGGCGACTTCGAACCGGAGCGCTCGCCGCGCCTTGCCGCGCTCGACGGATTGAACCGCGTGATCCGCATCGGCAGCTTCTCCAAGACGCTGTCGGCCTCGGTGCGCTGCGGCTACATCGCAGGGCGAGCCGACTGGATCGAGCACCTCGTCGACCTCCAGGTCGCGACCAGTTTTGGCGGCCCGAGCCCGGTGGCGACCGAGATCATCGCAAAAGTCCTGGCCGGCGGCAGCTATCGCAAGCACATGGACGAACTCCGGCAAAGGCTCACGCGCACGCGCCGCGACGTCGCGCGAAAACTTCAGGCGCTGGGCATCGAGCCCTGGCTGATGCCGCGCGGCGGCTTCTTCCTCTGGTGCCGGCTCGCGGGCGGACAGGATGCCACCGCCGTCGCGCGCGCCGCGCTCGAGGAGGATGTGGTGCTCGCGCCGGGCAACGTCTTCAGCGTGTCGCAAACGGCATCGGACTTCCTGCGCTTCAACGTGGCGCATATGAGCGATCCCCGGATGTGGGACGTGCTGCGGCGGGCGCTGAAAGCCAAATGA
- a CDS encoding GDYXXLXY domain-containing protein: MMELTASVTKLWQRIPKAVLFGVAVLVQCTLLVLMVADRMQILREGREVTLQTQPVDPRDLLRGDYVVLRYDISQLPAGTLAGQPAAERKPVVFVKLAPNANGLYEAVSVHSEHVTVTAPEVLIRGRVSYYGGTCGSGPRVFCEKLAIKYGLESYFVPEGEGKKLEQARNQQKLRVVAAVLPSGRAAIKRLLLDGEPVYEEPLY, translated from the coding sequence ATGATGGAGCTGACCGCTTCCGTGACAAAACTCTGGCAGCGCATCCCGAAAGCCGTGCTGTTCGGTGTCGCCGTCCTGGTTCAATGCACGCTGCTGGTGCTGATGGTCGCCGATCGCATGCAGATCCTGCGCGAAGGCCGTGAGGTGACGTTGCAGACGCAGCCGGTCGATCCCCGCGATCTCCTGCGCGGCGACTATGTCGTGCTCCGCTACGACATCTCGCAACTGCCGGCGGGCACGCTTGCCGGCCAGCCGGCGGCCGAGCGCAAGCCCGTCGTGTTCGTCAAGCTCGCGCCGAATGCCAATGGGCTCTACGAGGCCGTCTCGGTGCATAGCGAGCACGTCACGGTCACGGCGCCCGAAGTGCTGATCCGCGGCCGCGTCTCCTATTACGGCGGAACCTGCGGCTCGGGCCCGCGCGTCTTCTGCGAGAAACTGGCGATCAAATACGGTCTCGAAAGCTATTTCGTGCCCGAAGGCGAGGGCAAGAAGCTCGAGCAAGCCCGCAACCAGCAGAAACTCCGGGTCGTCGCCGCCGTGCTCCCCTCAGGCCGCGCCGCCATCAAGCGCCTGCTGCTCGACGGCGAGCCGGTTTATGAGGAGCCGTTGTACTAG
- a CDS encoding DUF2157 domain-containing protein, which translates to MFDKTYRQRLEADLAQWEADGVIAPAAATSIRSALPPLSPGINIAVVVAIVGGLLIAAAFLAFVAAHWTEIARLLRFAILVAGMVVAGGLGAWFAATGRTVLADLCASIGAIIFGAGIALVGQMYHLGEDFAGGMLLWSIGAFAAALLTGSRGALAVALVAACIWTCMRSHDAPDVLHLPFVAVWLIAAALALAWNSRVAAHLVAVALLPWWIATSLRFELDGAQPSFVLANGAALLFGTGLAIAAAPLPRARRLGTVLSIYGAFSLAAVACLEVTTVDDIIRFRNSTVPAQPLWAILCGAAGVILALASAGITRRAGEILAACSIGLVLVAAPIWPASTAGEPWFAYAALLSAMLCLVVSGVLDDVRPRIVAGWLGIAGVIAGITWAVKGSLLRRSAFLAAAGIVAVVFATALNRALPRAQR; encoded by the coding sequence ATGTTCGACAAAACCTACCGGCAGCGCCTCGAGGCTGATCTTGCGCAATGGGAAGCCGACGGCGTGATCGCGCCGGCGGCGGCCACCTCCATCCGCAGCGCGCTGCCGCCGCTCTCGCCCGGCATCAACATCGCAGTCGTCGTTGCCATCGTCGGCGGCCTCTTGATCGCAGCCGCCTTCCTCGCCTTCGTCGCGGCGCACTGGACGGAGATCGCGCGGCTGCTGCGGTTCGCGATTCTGGTCGCCGGCATGGTCGTCGCCGGCGGCCTCGGGGCGTGGTTCGCCGCGACGGGCCGCACGGTTCTCGCCGATCTCTGCGCGAGCATCGGGGCGATCATCTTCGGCGCGGGCATCGCGCTGGTCGGCCAGATGTATCATCTCGGCGAGGACTTCGCCGGCGGCATGCTGCTGTGGTCGATCGGAGCATTTGCCGCCGCATTGCTGACCGGATCGCGCGGCGCGCTTGCGGTCGCCCTCGTCGCGGCCTGCATCTGGACCTGCATGCGCAGCCATGATGCCCCTGATGTCCTGCATCTTCCGTTCGTGGCGGTCTGGCTGATCGCCGCCGCGCTAGCGTTGGCATGGAATTCCCGCGTCGCGGCCCATCTCGTCGCGGTCGCGCTGCTTCCGTGGTGGATCGCGACATCGCTCCGCTTCGAGCTCGATGGTGCCCAGCCGTCGTTCGTGCTCGCGAACGGCGCCGCCTTGCTGTTCGGCACCGGACTCGCCATCGCCGCTGCGCCGTTGCCGCGGGCGCGGCGTCTCGGGACCGTTTTATCGATCTACGGAGCGTTTTCGCTCGCGGCCGTTGCTTGCCTGGAGGTGACAACGGTCGACGACATCATCCGCTTCCGGAACAGTACGGTGCCGGCCCAGCCGCTTTGGGCGATCCTGTGCGGGGCCGCTGGCGTGATCCTCGCGCTTGCGTCCGCCGGCATCACCAGGCGTGCAGGTGAAATCCTTGCGGCATGTTCGATCGGGCTCGTCCTGGTCGCGGCGCCGATCTGGCCGGCATCCACGGCCGGCGAGCCCTGGTTCGCCTATGCCGCGCTGCTCTCCGCCATGCTGTGCCTCGTCGTCTCCGGTGTGCTCGATGATGTGCGTCCGCGGATCGTCGCTGGCTGGCTCGGGATCGCCGGCGTCATCGCGGGCATCACCTGGGCGGTGAAGGGCTCGCTGCTGCGCCGCTCGGCCTTCCTTGCCGCGGCCGGTATTGTTGCCGTCGTATTTGCCACCGCGCTCAATCGCGCGCTGCCGAGGGCCCAGCGATGA
- a CDS encoding VOC family protein: MPPTHALTSILPCNDLAASEKFYARLGFTRADGDKPADGEDSYRILSDGKGGHLHLTDAVEGWLIRGRNPFGLYLYTEAVDELAREFSGELANGQGPEDTPWGMYEFALSDPDETLVRIGWPSRLRQNKQA, translated from the coding sequence ATGCCTCCAACTCACGCACTGACGTCCATCCTTCCCTGCAACGACCTCGCCGCCTCGGAGAAATTCTACGCCCGGCTCGGTTTTACGCGCGCGGACGGCGACAAGCCGGCGGACGGTGAGGACAGCTATCGCATCCTCTCCGATGGAAAGGGTGGCCATCTCCATCTCACCGATGCCGTCGAAGGCTGGCTGATCAGAGGCCGCAACCCGTTCGGCCTCTATCTCTACACCGAGGCCGTCGACGAACTCGCGCGAGAGTTTTCGGGCGAGTTGGCCAACGGACAGGGGCCGGAGGACACGCCGTGGGGAATGTACGAGTTTGCGCTGTCGGACCCGGACGAGACCCTGGTCAGGATCGGCTGGCCGTCACGGCTCCGTCAGAACAAGCAAGCTTGA
- the pip gene encoding prolyl aminopeptidase, whose translation MSQLRSMYPPIEPYSAGTLDVGEGHRVYYERVGTPGAKPAIFLHGGPGGGLSPEHRRLFDPNRYDVMLFDQRGCGQSTPYAGLEANTTWHLVSDIERLRELAGVDKWLVFGGSWGSTLALAYAETHPDRVSELVLRGVYTVTKAELQWYYQFGVSEIFPEKWEKFQAPIPLSERGDMIAAYRSRLTGDDRATQLEAARAWAIWEGETITLLPNPAFSTSFGHDQFALAFARLENHYFVHDCWLEDGQLLRNAHRLRGIPGAIVHGRYDMPCPARYAYALHRAWPDAAFHLVEGAGHAWSEPGILDQLVRATDRFATAL comes from the coding sequence ATGAGTCAGTTGAGGTCCATGTACCCACCCATCGAGCCCTATAGCGCTGGCACCCTCGACGTTGGAGAAGGTCACCGGGTTTATTACGAACGGGTGGGGACGCCGGGCGCGAAGCCGGCGATCTTCCTGCACGGCGGACCGGGCGGAGGTTTGTCCCCTGAACATAGACGTCTGTTTGATCCCAATCGATATGATGTCATGCTCTTCGATCAGCGAGGATGTGGGCAATCAACTCCGTATGCGGGGCTCGAAGCGAATACGACTTGGCATTTGGTATCGGACATCGAGCGCTTGCGTGAACTTGCAGGCGTCGACAAATGGCTCGTGTTCGGTGGCTCGTGGGGATCGACTCTCGCGTTAGCTTATGCAGAAACGCATCCCGACCGCGTCAGCGAGCTTGTTCTCCGTGGCGTCTACACCGTCACCAAGGCGGAGCTGCAATGGTACTATCAGTTCGGCGTCTCAGAGATCTTTCCGGAGAAATGGGAAAAATTCCAGGCACCCATACCCCTGAGCGAGCGAGGCGACATGATTGCGGCGTATCGCAGCCGGCTGACGGGCGACGATCGAGCCACCCAGCTCGAGGCAGCCAGGGCTTGGGCTATTTGGGAGGGCGAAACGATCACGCTGCTGCCCAATCCAGCATTCTCGACATCGTTTGGCCACGACCAATTTGCGCTCGCGTTTGCGCGATTGGAGAACCACTATTTCGTTCACGATTGCTGGCTGGAGGATGGGCAGCTTCTGCGCAACGCTCACCGCCTCCGCGGCATCCCGGGAGCCATTGTTCACGGCCGGTACGACATGCCCTGTCCAGCCCGATATGCGTACGCGCTGCATAGGGCGTGGCCTGATGCCGCATTCCATCTGGTCGAGGGTGCAGGTCATGCTTGGTCGGAGCCGGGTATCCTCGATCAACTGGTGCGCGCCACCGATCGCTTCGCGACAGCACTATAA
- a CDS encoding Bug family tripartite tricarboxylate transporter substrate binding protein: protein MFYVARRRILAALTAATFVVLPLEAVEAAYPEQLIKIIVTFPPGGSADTVIRALEPLVTAELKQSLVIENRAGAGGNIGMAAVAQAKPDGYTLGVAPAGALTVNPHLNSSMPFDPKDLAPITLLAEIPFVLVASASVPAHNATETIALAKAKPGALSIGHGGNSTAMHLTAALFTQKAGISMELVPYRGTAPAAVDVLAGHVPFAVLDIPASRQLILEGKLNAVGVSSARRLPSLPDVPTLAESGIAGFESVGWFGLVAPSGTPADVISRLNEAFTKALKDPAVAEKIRTLGAEPAPTSPEQFGRFIQSESTKWGKLISEAGIKAN, encoded by the coding sequence TTGTTTTACGTTGCAAGGCGCCGCATCCTGGCCGCGCTGACGGCCGCGACTTTCGTTGTGTTGCCGCTGGAGGCGGTCGAGGCGGCCTATCCGGAGCAATTGATCAAGATCATCGTGACCTTCCCGCCCGGCGGCAGCGCCGACACCGTCATCCGTGCGCTCGAGCCCTTGGTCACTGCCGAGCTCAAGCAGAGCCTGGTGATCGAGAACCGCGCAGGCGCTGGGGGCAATATCGGCATGGCCGCTGTCGCCCAGGCCAAGCCCGACGGCTACACGCTTGGCGTTGCGCCGGCGGGCGCGCTGACGGTGAACCCGCACCTCAATTCGTCGATGCCGTTCGACCCAAAGGATCTCGCGCCGATCACGCTGCTGGCCGAAATTCCCTTCGTGCTGGTCGCGTCCGCGAGCGTGCCAGCGCACAACGCGACGGAGACGATCGCGCTCGCCAAGGCAAAGCCCGGCGCGCTGTCGATCGGACATGGCGGCAATTCGACCGCGATGCATCTGACGGCTGCGCTGTTCACGCAGAAGGCGGGGATCAGCATGGAGCTCGTTCCGTATCGCGGGACGGCGCCGGCGGCGGTTGATGTCCTTGCGGGACATGTCCCTTTCGCGGTGCTGGATATCCCCGCATCGAGGCAACTGATTCTCGAAGGCAAGCTCAACGCCGTCGGCGTCTCCTCAGCGCGCCGCCTCCCATCCTTGCCCGATGTGCCGACCCTGGCCGAGAGCGGTATTGCGGGCTTTGAATCCGTGGGCTGGTTCGGGCTCGTTGCTCCCTCGGGTACGCCTGCGGACGTCATCAGCAGGTTGAACGAGGCTTTCACAAAAGCGCTGAAAGACCCGGCGGTGGCCGAGAAGATCCGGACCCTCGGCGCAGAGCCCGCGCCGACCTCACCGGAGCAGTTCGGCCGCTTCATTCAGAGCGAGAGCACGAAATGGGGCAAGCTCATCAGCGAGGCCGGCATCAAGGCGAACTAG